The Fulvitalea axinellae genomic interval CTTTGGTACGGGTAAGCGTCACGAATTCAGAAACGGGGGCCATCAAACCGTCGGGAGTTCTTACGGAGATAAGGTCAAGGCTGGCAGGGTCTTCCCTGTGCTCGGGCTTGGCCTGAACGAATACCTTGAACTGTTTGCCATATTTACTGAAGTCCGCGGCGTAAATACCGCCGATATAGCCCTGCATCGCCGACATCACGTCGCCGACGTTCAGGCCCGCTTCCTTGATTTTCGGAATATCCAAAGTCATTTCGAACTGCGGGAAATTCGTGTTGAACGAACTTGACACAAAGCCTAACTCCGGACGGGCCGTAAGCGCTTGGGCGAAATTTCGGGCCGTCACGTCCAGCTCCTTCAAATCACCCGACTGACTGTCAACCAACTGGGCTTCCACACCTCCCGACTCTCCAAAGCCCGGTACGGTACCCGGAGGGAAGAATACGATTTGGGCGTCGGGAATCATTTGGGTGGCACCATAAAGCCCCCCTAAAATTGCTTCCACACTCAAATCAGGCGTTTTCCGTTTATCCCAATCATCAAGACTGATAAATCCCATAGCATAGGAACTACCAGCTCCAGAAAAGAAGCTACTACCATTGATCATTGTATAACTGCTGACTCCAGGCGTTTGGGAGAAAATTTCTTCCATTTGTTTGGTCACACTTACGGTACGGTCAAGTGAGGCGCCTTCCGGCAACTCCACATTGATAAAGATCGTCGCTTGGTCTTCATTTGGCACAAAACCCGAGGACATCCGGCTGTTATACCAGAAAACAGAAACAGCGCACAAGGCTAACAATCCGGCCGAGATCCATTTCCTTTTGACCAAGAAGCCAACCACTTTCCCGTATTTTCCCGTAAGGGACTCGAAGCCCACATTAAAGGCCGTGGTGAATCGGGCGCCAAAACCTTTTTTCTCTTCTCCGTGGCCATCGCTTTTCAACAACAAGGCACAGAGCGCCGGACTAAGCGTAAGGGCATTTACCGCAGAAATCAGGATTGAAATCAGAAGCGTAACGCCGAATTGTTTGTAGAATACGCCTACAGGACCGTTTGCGAAAGTAATAGGAACGAATACGGCGCCCATCACAAGCGTAATGGAGATCAAGGCTCCGCCGATTTCTTCCATAGCCGAATGCGTAGCTTTTCTGGCGCTACGGTATCCCGCGTCCAACTTGGCGTGTACGGCCTCTACCACCACAATGGCGTCATCGACCACAATACCGATAGCCAAAACCAAGGCGAAAAGCGTAAGAAGGTTGATGGAATAGCCGAAAACCTGCAAGAAGAAGAATGTACCGATAATAGAAACCGGAACAGCGATGGCCGGTATCAGCGTGGAGCGGAAATCCTGAAGAAAGATAAACACCACGATAAACACCAGCGCAAAGGCTTCGAATAAAGTCGTTTTCACTTTGGACATAGAAGCCGCCAGAAAACGATCCGTATCATAATCGTAATTGAATTTCAGACCCTCGGGCATTCCTTTCTCCAGCTCAGCGATTTTCTCGTAGAGTTTTGCAGAAATCTTGTGCGAGTTGGAACCCGGCATTTGATAAATACCCATGGAAATGCTAGGAAATCCTTTGGTGCTAGCCGTGGAAGAATATGAGAAAGCGTCGATCTCAACCTCTGCGACATCGCTTAACCGAAGTATCTTACCATTTTCCAGCCTCTGGATTACGATATCCCTGTATTCTTTCTCCTCCTTATATCGCCCTTTGTACTTGATCACATATTCGAAGGAATTACCGGCGTTTTGGCTCAAGGTACCCGCCGAAGCTTCCACACTTTGGTCATTAACAGCGGACACCACATCGGATACCGTCACTCCGTAAGTGGACATACGGACCGGATCTATCCAGACCCGCATCGTATATCCCTTATCTCCGAATATGCTTACGGTACCCACACCGTCGATACGCTGG includes:
- a CDS encoding efflux RND transporter permease subunit translates to MLKVFIERPVLSTVISVLIVMMGLLAIRTLPMTQYPEIAPPTVSVTTSFPGASAETLVESVVTPIEEQINGVEGMTYMTSKASNNGSVQITVFFKPGYDPDMAAVNVQNRVALASSTLPAAVTRMGVITEKQQNSALMYMSVRSENPDLDETFVQNYVNINIKPEFQRIDGVGTVSIFGDKGYTMRVWIDPVRMSTYGVTVSDVVSAVNDQSVEASAGTLSQNAGNSFEYVIKYKGRYKEEKEYRDIVIQRLENGKILRLSDVAEVEIDAFSYSSTASTKGFPSISMGIYQMPGSNSHKISAKLYEKIAELEKGMPEGLKFNYDYDTDRFLAASMSKVKTTLFEAFALVFIVVFIFLQDFRSTLIPAIAVPVSIIGTFFFLQVFGYSINLLTLFALVLAIGIVVDDAIVVVEAVHAKLDAGYRSARKATHSAMEEIGGALISITLVMGAVFVPITFANGPVGVFYKQFGVTLLISILISAVNALTLSPALCALLLKSDGHGEEKKGFGARFTTAFNVGFESLTGKYGKVVGFLVKRKWISAGLLALCAVSVFWYNSRMSSGFVPNEDQATIFINVELPEGASLDRTVSVTKQMEEIFSQTPGVSSYTMINGSSFFSGAGSSYAMGFISLDDWDKRKTPDLSVEAILGGLYGATQMIPDAQIVFFPPGTVPGFGESGGVEAQLVDSQSGDLKELDVTARNFAQALTARPELGFVSSSFNTNFPQFEMTLDIPKIKEAGLNVGDVMSAMQGYIGGIYAADFSKYGKQFKVFVQAKPEHREDPASLDLISVRTPDGLMAPVSEFVTLTRTKGPQTVSRFNLFNAVTLNGTAAPGYSSGDAIKAFNEVAEEMLPKNYEVSFSGLTREEILAGDQLTFLFALSVIFAYFFLAVQYESYILPFAVILSLPLGISGAYGTSWLFGLENNIYFQVALIMLLGLLAKNAILIVEYALQRRKEGMELVQAAVTGAKARLRPVLMTSFAFILGLLPLVLAQGVGASGNRSIGTGAAGGMLVGTALGLFVVPVLFVVFQSLQERFKRKPETELKAEAITES